One genomic window of Arachis hypogaea cultivar Tifrunner chromosome 8, arahy.Tifrunner.gnm2.J5K5, whole genome shotgun sequence includes the following:
- the LOC112706143 gene encoding uncharacterized protein, producing the protein MILLSSQIFFKHAYVLIQEKQLQDLRSSISGNPKTHENEDTAIGHNLKGSSSIIVATRNKNQNTTEPASTKQQSVAATLGYDPSPLLQSSSNSSSPPLHPSLPKVGIILEREGSSTHQDQEYIRRMSWFNQFSHHMQHENSHRNEGGDMDYQHNNSPLVPNTISNYNLQVEAGAGNGTKYHSSGQFIRNQRSVFQNNIMDTHTAFNSGSVPLPQDGFAPLPTPAPAGMYYNKIYDLNSQNSLCLTPDHPCYPRGQTKPHPSFIQVPPPNHAYNRPMLSDPTALPYYRSPPMHSSYHSHHPQPAPYPHPYATTTYYNNSFGLGSSVQPSIRCPPSYGNIYNPQTMIPQQFSRSQGVASSNHQMNGYNKYNGLLLNTTPPPHERQSYNTMMLPQEALPSSIAAMSWSQQHNIINGSQTESQALMRSTSAELFSGNTQGSSSQDSNSRGDSDDFARLLRLIRPESALGNHQEQQVTIPVSIINNLNNQVLTRQRGKGKLPQSSTTREPSAAIRRILDMSSTRTVIRNPLPNQTPLAIQTSNYPAYGSRGGWIPDLKKQVMSNSSTNSVLIRVEKEKRRRGRPRKIQPQLQPHSASSSNLGKRGRPSRSPEVDQPPYKQSSSHSTWELLNAVYDQAIENEDSPVDPFLRLFNALHLRIIK; encoded by the exons ATGATATTATTATCTTCACAAATTTTCTTCAAACATGCATACGTTTTGATTCAGGAGAAACAGCTGCAGGATTTGAGGTCCTCAATCTCCGGGAATCCTAAAACCCATGAAAATGAGGACACAGCAATA GGTCACAATTTGAAGGGATCATCATCAATTATAGTTGCAACACGAAATAAGAACCAAAATACTACTGAACCTGCTTCTACTAAACAACAAAGTGTGGCTGCCACTCTTGGTTATGATCCCAGTCCTCTTCTCCAGTCTTCATCAAATTCTTCGTCTCCACCGCTTCATCCTTCGTTGCCCAag GTGGGAATTATTTTAGAAAGAGAAGGATCATCAACTCATCAAGACCAAGAATACATTAGGAGAATGAGTTGGTTTAATCAATTTTCTCATCACATGCAACATGAGAATTCACATAG GAATGAAGGTGGAGACATGGATTACCAGCACAACAATTCGCCATTGGTGCCAAATACAATATCAAACTACAATTTA CAGGTGGAGGCTGGGGCAGGAAATGGAACAAAATATCATTCAAGTGGACAATTTATTAGAAACCAAAGATCTGTGTTCCAAAACAATATCATGGACACTCATACAGCCTTCAATTCTGGAAG TGTTCCACTGCCTCAAGACGGTTTTGCCCCTCTTCCTACTCCTGCCCCCGCTGGAATGTATTATAATAAGATTTATGATTTAAATTCTCAAAATTCATTGTGCCTTACTCCTGACCACCCATGCTATCCTAG GGGGCAAACTAAACCACACCCTTCTTTTATTCAAGTGCCACCACCAAATCATGCTTATAATAGACCTATGCTGTCCGACCCTACCGCACTTCCTTATTATAG GTCTCCTCCAATGCACTCAAGTTATCATTCACACCATCCACAACCTGCACCATATCCGCATCCATATGCAACCACCACATACTACAATAATTCCTTTGGCTTGGGATCTTCAGTGCAACCTTCtat TAGGTGTCCTCCATCCTATGGTAATATTTATAATCCCCAAACAATGATCCCGCAGCAATTCTCAAG GTCCCAAGGTGTGGCATCATCAAATCATCAGATGAATGGATACAACAAATACAATGGATTGTTGCTGAATACTACTCCTCCTCCTCATGAACGGCAGAGTTACAATACAATGATGTTGCCGCAGGAAGCACTTCCTAGCAGTATAGCAGCTATGTCATGGAGCCAGCAGCACAATATAATAAACGGTTCGCAGACGGAGTCACAAGCATTGATGAGGTCAACGAGTGCTGAGCTTTTCTCAGGCAACACTCAGGGATCTAGTTCACAAGATTCTAACTCCAGGGGAGATTCTGATGACTTTGCACGCCTCCTAAG ATTGATTAGGCCTGAAAGTGCATTGGGGAATCATCAGGAGCAACAAGTGACGATCCCGGtttcaataataaataatttaaataatcaagTCCTCACAAGGCAGCGTGGCAAAGGAAAGCTTCCTCAATCTTCCACAACTAG gGAACCTTCGGCGGCAATTCGCAGAATACTGGACATGTCTTCTACACGAACAGTTATTCGAAATCCTCTGCCCAATCAAACTCCTCTGGCCATTCAAACTTCGAACTACCCAGCATATGGATCAAGG GGTGGATGGATTCCAGATCTTAAAAAGCAAGTGATGAGCAATAGCAGTACTAATTCAGTACTGATCAGAGTG GAGAAAGAAAAGCGGCGTCGTGGTCGTCCCCGCAAAATCCAACCGCAACTGCAACCACACTCAGCATCCTCTTCCAACCTCGGAAAG AGAGGACGACCAAGTAGATCTCCGGAAGTAGATCAGCCTCCTTACAAACAATCTTCCTCTCATTCCACCTG gGAACTTCTAAACGCAGTCTATGACCAAGCAATTGAGAATGAAGATTCTCCCGTCGACCCCTTTCTTCGATTATTCAATGCATTACACCTG CGAATCATTAAATAG
- the LOC140174661 gene encoding uncharacterized protein, which translates to MKALSEPLRIWHKQYFGDMTKRIKKFEEEIRKVDDMVSSRRYDGTIESRRRALVRYCEKWHIRQDLLWKQMSRSRHATEMDRNTRYFYNIASARRRNNRIEALVINGRLVRNQARIKIVIRDFYKRLYHQEASCIPKGSDGYNMNFLKKCWNEIRTEFTVAVMKFFETTTLPTDANVTWVALAPKFVGAKEIKYLRPISMVGCTYKVISKLLTRRMRSVMPSLVGESQSAFVKGRKIYDRSLIACETV; encoded by the exons ATGAAAGCACTGTCAGAACCTTTACGCATATGGCATAAGCAGTATTTTGGGGATATGACTAAGCGGATAAAGAAATTtgaggaagaaataaggaaggTGGATGATATGGTTAGTAGTCGACGGTATGATGGTACAATAGAATCAAGGAGAAGGGCACTAGTGAGGTATTGTGAAAAGTGGCATATAAGGCAGGATTTGCTTTGGAAGCAAATGTCAAGGTCTAGGCATGCCACTGAGATGGATAGAAACACAAGGTACTTCTATAATATTGCTTCGGCAAGGAGAAGGAATAATAGGATTGAGGCTTTGGTGATTAATGGGAGGCTAGTGAGGAATCAAGCAAGAATCAAGATTGTGATCCGGGACTTTTATAAACGTCTGTACCACCAGGAAGCATCCTGCATCCCCAAGG GTAGTGATGGATACAACATGAATTTTCTAAAAAAGTGTTGGAATGAGATCAGAACGGAATTCACTGTAGCTGTGATGAAATTTTTTGAGACAACAACATTGCCAACAGATGCTAATGTCACTTGGGTAGCATTGGCTCCGAAATTTGTTGGTGCTAAGGAGATAAAATATCTCAGACCTATTAGCATGGTTGGATGTACATATAAAGTTATCTCTAAACTGTTGACACGAAGAATGAGGAGTGTAATGCCAAGCTTAGTTGGGGAATCACAGAGTGCCTTTGTGAAGGGGAGAAAGATATATGATAGATCTTTAATTGCATGTGAAACTGTGTAA